From Macrobrachium rosenbergii isolate ZJJX-2024 chromosome 17, ASM4041242v1, whole genome shotgun sequence, one genomic window encodes:
- the LOC136847578 gene encoding uncharacterized protein, whose product MRGALWNGLMLLLTLCQVRNSVSLPNFNESSLAGTDKTEIEILNDDVDLLLQSVADALPSEMRLDNIGEAPDQDCSLHGLRNSVKREGDAAVLHTTDSEVLISFDVSMNETEVRCVPKEEDRTPVILRRSWWKKVREAVKKVGRKVATDIAVTVIVSAVLLDEPRLRDVRVMDLEISGSKGSGTTVPEETALLEKLVDGKDKISKELEETISKKLRSL is encoded by the exons ATGAGGGGAGCTTTGTGGAATGGACTGATGCTACTCTTGACATTATGTCAGGTGAGAAATTCGGTTTCTCTGCCTAACTTCAACGAGTCCTCTCTTGCCGGGACCGACAAGACCGAAATTGAGATCCTCAACGATGACGTTGACTTACTCTTGCAGTCTGTCGCCGATGCTCTTCCCAG CGAAATGAGGCTGGACAACATAGGTGAAGCACCAGACCAAGACTGCTCCTTGCACGGTCTCCGGAACAGCGTCAAGCGCGAGGGAGATGCGGCTGTCCTACACACCACTGACAGCGAAGTCCTCATATCGTTTGACGTCTCTATGAACGAGACGGAAGTTCGATGCGTCCCGAAGGAAGAAGACAGGACCCCGGTTATACTGAGGCGCAGTTGGTGGAAGAAAGTGCGAGAAGCCGTTAAGAAG GTGGGCAGGAAAGTAGCAACCGACATTGCTGTGACAGTCATTGTAAGTGCAGTGCTCCTAGACGAACCTAGGTTGCGAG ACGTAAGGGTGATGGATTTGGAAATTAGCGGGTCCAAGGGCTCAGGAACTACGGTGCCTGAAGAGACTGCCCTTTTGGAGAAACTCGTCGATGGCAAAGACAAGATTTCTAAAGAACTGGAGGAGACCATATCAAAAAAGCTACGCAGTCTTTAA
- the LOC136847579 gene encoding uncharacterized protein, producing the protein MKGTLWNGLLLLLTLCQVRNSVSLPNFNGSSLAGTDKTEIEILNDDVDLLLRSVADALPSEMRLDNIGEAPDQDCSLHGLRSSVKREGDAAVLHTTDSEVLISFDVSVNETEVRCVPKEEDRAPVLLRRSWWKKAREGIKKGIKKVGRIIKKIVACIPKLPKCKTVPLVRCCKDGVVVVLRDEPRLLDVRMMDLEMGSETTVPEEAALVQKVVDAKGKISEELEKTISEKLRSL; encoded by the exons ATGAAGGGGACACTGTGGAATGGACTGCTGCTACTCTTGACATTATGTCAGGTGAGAAATTCGGTTTCTCTGCCGAACTTCAACGGGTCCTCTCTTGCCGGGACCGACAAGACCGAAATTGAGATCCTCAACGATGACGTTGACTTACTCTTGCGGTCTGTCGCCGATGCTCTTCCCAG CGAAATGAGGCTGGACAACATAGGTGAAGCACCAGACCAAGACTGCTCCTTGCACGGTCTCCGGAGCAGCGTCAAGCGCGAGGGAGATGCGGCTGTCCTACACACCACTGACAGCGAAGTCCTCATATCCTTTGACGTCTCAGTGAACGAGACGGAAGTTCGATGCGTCCCGAAGGAAGAAGACAGGGCCCCGGTTTTACTGAGACGCAGCTGGTGGAAGAAAGCGCGAGAGGGCATCAAGAAGGGCATCAAGAAG GTGGgcaggataataaaaaaaattgtagcttGTATACCAAAATTACCCAAGTGTAAAACAGTGCCCCTCGTTCGTTGCTGCAAAGACGGTGTAGTTGTAGTACTCCGAGACGAGCCTCGGTTGCTCG ACGTGAGGATGATGGATTTGGAAATGGGCTCAGAAACAACGGTGCCTGAAGAGGCTGCCCTCGTCCAGAAAGTCGTCGATGCCAAAGGAAAGATTTCTGAAGAACTGGAGAAAACCATTTCAGAGAAGCTGCGAAGTCTTTGA